The following proteins come from a genomic window of Verrucomicrobiia bacterium:
- the rsfS gene encoding ribosome silencing factor gives MDSRKLALLCRELADNKKAEDIVILDVRELSSVTDYFVIASGTSEPHLRAIVDEITEKLRQDYSLRPRAVDGTFQAAWIVLDFFDVIVHIMRADLRKRYDLETLWGDASRVRPRRRAAAKA, from the coding sequence ATGGATTCGAGAAAACTCGCTCTGCTCTGCCGCGAACTGGCAGATAACAAAAAGGCGGAAGACATCGTTATCCTGGACGTGCGCGAGCTATCCTCCGTCACGGACTATTTCGTCATCGCCTCCGGCACCAGCGAACCGCATTTGCGGGCGATTGTGGACGAGATAACTGAAAAGTTGCGTCAAGATTACTCGCTGCGGCCCCGCGCAGTGGATGGAACGTTCCAGGCAGCCTGGATCGTGCTCGATTTCTTCGATGTCATCGTTCACATCATGCGGGCGGACCTCCGGAAACGTTACGATCTGGAAACTCTTTGGGGCGATGCCTCGCGCGTGCGCCCCCGCAGACGCGCCGCTGCCAAAGCCTAG
- the nadD gene encoding nicotinate (nicotinamide) nucleotide adenylyltransferase translates to MTTTLPQRIGLFGGSFDPVHLGHLLVAQAAREELSLDRLFFIPAAQSPFKPERKPTPAAQRLRLLRLALAGKVWCELDQQEIRRGGISYTVDTVRDYARRFPQAELFYLIGADHLPQLPKWREAEELAQLVQFVVTPRPGEAKPSLPPPFRGRALTGFPLGVSSSQVRARVQAGQEIETLVAPAVAEAIHNNGLYL, encoded by the coding sequence ATGACCACCACGCTACCCCAACGCATTGGTTTATTCGGCGGTTCCTTTGACCCGGTGCATCTGGGCCATTTGTTGGTGGCCCAGGCCGCACGGGAGGAGTTGAGTTTGGACAGGCTTTTTTTCATTCCTGCCGCGCAATCACCCTTTAAGCCCGAGCGCAAACCGACCCCTGCCGCCCAGCGTCTGCGCCTGTTGCGCCTGGCACTCGCCGGCAAGGTCTGGTGTGAACTGGACCAGCAGGAAATTCGGCGTGGCGGCATCTCCTATACTGTCGATACTGTGCGCGATTACGCCCGCCGGTTTCCCCAAGCCGAACTATTCTACCTCATCGGAGCAGACCATCTCCCGCAGTTGCCCAAGTGGCGCGAGGCGGAAGAACTTGCGCAACTCGTGCAATTCGTCGTCACTCCGCGCCCTGGGGAGGCAAAACCCTCACTGCCGCCCCCTTTTCGCGGCAGAGCCTTGACCGGCTTCCCTCTGGGGGTCTCCTCCTCCCAGGTCCGAGCCCGGGTGCAGGCTGGCCAGGAAATTGAAACATTGGTCGCTCCAGCCGTTGCTGAAGCGATTCATAACAATGGACTTTATCTTTAA
- a CDS encoding PUR family DNA/RNA-binding protein, which translates to MISNDRPSPYGSRHYGAPKPPSNEDTLKSDKIQIERKTFLFALKENPRGRFLRITEDVGGRRDTIIIPAPGLEEFRKLLDEMVKASSEAPPKAE; encoded by the coding sequence ATGATTTCAAACGACCGTCCATCGCCTTACGGCAGCCGGCATTATGGTGCTCCCAAACCGCCGTCGAATGAAGACACCCTTAAATCGGATAAGATTCAGATCGAGCGCAAGACCTTTCTTTTCGCGCTGAAAGAGAACCCACGCGGCCGATTCTTGCGGATTACCGAGGACGTGGGTGGCCGGCGCGATACGATCATTATTCCGGCGCCTGGTTTGGAGGAATTCAGGAAATTGCTCGACGAAATGGTCAAGGCATCGAGCGAGGCGCCCCCAAAGGCCGAATAA
- a CDS encoding carbon starvation CstA family protein: protein MKKPIATILWVAVAVLGAWAYGTLALRRGEPLSSAYILVAALCSYAIGYRFYSKWIAARVLALDDRRATPCQVHDDGKDFVRTNKWIVFGHHFAAISGPGPLVGPALAAQFGYLPGTLWILIGVTLGGAVQDFVVLFCSMRRDGKSLGQMVREELNAPAGFIALLAILGIMVILLAVLGLVVVKALAESPWGVFTVGATIPIALFMGGYLRYWRVGKVLEASAFGVAGLLLAVWGGKLVYENAHWASVFGLHDITLAWMLILYGLAASVLPVWLLLAPRDYLSTFVKLGTIFALALGILVVLPRLQMPALSRFVDGSGPIVAGKIFPFCFITIACGAISGFHTLIASGTTPKMITRESYARSIGYGAMCLESLVAIMALIAACTLEPGVYLSMNIKGDPAATAAKITSLDFPVTVQHMTDLAGQLGEKTLFGRTGGAATLAVGMAGIFSRVVSGHGLDLWYHFAIMFEALFILTTLDAGTRVGRYLLQDVLGQLWQPLGRTGNIGSNILSSGLMVGFWGCFLIQGVRDPLGGINSLWPLFGIANQMLAAIALCLATTILLKMALRSPNPATANIGRFCLITLIPLVWLLAATMTAGVEKIWHPDPRIGFVAQAQALDQQQSQLENTLHATELARDPAARAPIERALRANRVLHFNNVLDAIVAGVFLVLVTLIVLLSVREWVLLMVRRKAAVLRETEPVWLPVEAGKPSSSLCVTAMATLAVALAKELSGEAALHRAAEREMASSEQCGNSTESLSNITGRKLRGKMDPKIYIETTRHRFNGTRRCC, encoded by the coding sequence ATGAAGAAGCCTATTGCGACTATTCTCTGGGTCGCCGTGGCGGTCCTGGGCGCCTGGGCGTATGGGACTCTTGCTTTGCGCCGGGGTGAGCCGCTCAGCTCGGCTTATATCCTGGTGGCAGCGCTGTGCAGTTATGCCATTGGCTACCGGTTCTATTCGAAATGGATTGCCGCCCGCGTGTTAGCCCTCGATGATCGCCGAGCCACCCCATGCCAGGTACATGATGATGGAAAGGATTTCGTGCGCACAAACAAATGGATCGTGTTCGGCCACCATTTCGCGGCGATCTCCGGGCCCGGCCCGTTAGTTGGGCCGGCCCTGGCGGCGCAATTCGGGTATCTGCCGGGGACGCTCTGGATACTGATTGGGGTGACCCTTGGAGGGGCGGTGCAGGATTTTGTGGTGCTGTTCTGCTCGATGCGGCGCGACGGCAAGTCGCTTGGCCAAATGGTCCGGGAGGAATTAAATGCACCGGCGGGCTTTATTGCGTTGCTGGCGATTCTGGGGATTATGGTGATCCTGCTGGCTGTGCTGGGCCTTGTGGTGGTTAAGGCGCTGGCTGAAAGTCCTTGGGGTGTGTTCACCGTCGGCGCCACGATTCCCATCGCCTTGTTCATGGGCGGGTATCTGCGCTATTGGCGGGTTGGGAAAGTGCTCGAGGCCTCAGCTTTTGGTGTTGCTGGATTGTTACTGGCAGTCTGGGGGGGCAAACTCGTTTATGAAAACGCGCATTGGGCGTCTGTTTTCGGGCTGCACGACATCACCTTGGCCTGGATGCTGATTCTCTACGGGCTGGCTGCGAGCGTGCTGCCAGTCTGGTTGCTGCTGGCCCCACGCGATTACTTGAGCACTTTCGTCAAGCTGGGCACCATCTTCGCCCTGGCATTGGGCATTCTGGTGGTACTGCCGCGCCTCCAGATGCCCGCCCTGAGCCGGTTTGTGGATGGCTCCGGGCCGATTGTTGCCGGCAAGATATTTCCCTTCTGCTTCATCACCATCGCTTGCGGCGCCATCTCCGGGTTTCACACGTTGATTGCCAGTGGCACAACTCCCAAGATGATTACCCGCGAATCCTATGCCCGATCGATTGGTTACGGAGCGATGTGCCTGGAATCGCTGGTCGCCATTATGGCCTTGATCGCCGCCTGCACGCTCGAACCGGGCGTGTACCTGAGCATGAACATCAAAGGGGACCCCGCCGCCACGGCAGCCAAAATAACCTCGCTGGATTTCCCCGTCACAGTCCAGCACATGACCGATTTGGCTGGGCAATTGGGTGAGAAAACCCTTTTTGGCCGCACCGGTGGGGCGGCGACGCTGGCTGTTGGGATGGCGGGGATTTTCTCGCGAGTCGTCAGCGGGCACGGGCTCGATCTGTGGTATCACTTCGCTATAATGTTCGAGGCGCTGTTCATCCTGACGACCCTGGATGCCGGCACCCGCGTAGGCCGCTATTTGCTCCAGGATGTCTTAGGTCAGCTCTGGCAGCCGCTGGGCCGAACAGGGAATATCGGGTCCAATATTCTATCCAGCGGGTTGATGGTCGGGTTCTGGGGTTGTTTTCTTATTCAAGGGGTGCGCGACCCCCTGGGAGGCATTAACTCGCTCTGGCCGCTCTTTGGCATAGCCAACCAGATGCTCGCCGCCATCGCCCTGTGCCTCGCAACAACCATCCTGCTGAAAATGGCCTTGCGCAGCCCAAACCCTGCCACCGCCAATATTGGCCGCTTTTGCCTGATTACTCTCATCCCGCTGGTCTGGCTATTGGCAGCCACTATGACCGCTGGTGTGGAAAAGATTTGGCATCCCGACCCGCGCATTGGCTTCGTGGCGCAAGCCCAAGCTCTCGACCAACAACAGTCCCAACTTGAGAACACCCTCCATGCTACGGAGCTTGCGCGTGATCCCGCCGCACGCGCCCCCATCGAAAGAGCCCTGCGCGCCAATCGCGTCCTCCATTTTAATAATGTGCTTGATGCAATTGTGGCGGGTGTTTTTCTGGTGCTGGTAACTCTCATTGTGCTGTTAAGCGTACGTGAATGGGTGTTGCTCATGGTCCGGCGGAAGGCGGCTGTGCTGCGGGAAACCGAGCCGGTTTGGCTGCCGGTTGAGGCGGGAAAGCCTTCCAGTTCACTGTGCGTCACGGCCATGGCGACGCTGGCCGTTGCACTCGCCAAGGAACTCTCCGGGGAAGCTGCTTTGCATCGGGCAGCAGAACGCGAGATGGCTTCCTCTGAGCAGTGTGGCAACAGCACAGAATCGTTGTCTAACATTACGGGCAGAAAACTCAGGGGCAAGATGGACCCCAAAATCTACATCGAAACGACGCGGCATCGCTTCAATGGAACCCGGCGTTGCTGCTGA